One part of the Arachidicoccus terrestris genome encodes these proteins:
- the rpsE gene encoding 30S ribosomal protein S5: MSNTNIQRGKPAADSEFKEKVVTINRVVKTTKGGRTFSFSALVVVGNGAGTVGQGLGKAKEVQEAIVKGIEDAKKNLVKVPVHKGTIPHEQHAKVGAAKVMIKPAAAGTGVIAGGSMRAVLESAGLTDVLSKNLGSANPQNVVKATVKALTMLREPLDVARQRGIKVSKVFNG; encoded by the coding sequence ATGTCTAATACAAATATTCAAAGAGGAAAACCAGCAGCTGATTCTGAATTCAAAGAAAAAGTTGTCACTATTAACCGTGTTGTGAAAACAACCAAAGGCGGGCGTACTTTTAGCTTCTCCGCACTTGTTGTTGTTGGTAACGGCGCTGGTACTGTAGGACAGGGTTTGGGTAAAGCAAAAGAAGTTCAGGAAGCAATTGTAAAGGGAATTGAAGATGCCAAGAAGAATCTGGTGAAAGTTCCTGTACATAAAGGTACTATTCCTCATGAACAACATGCAAAAGTTGGCGCAGCAAAAGTAATGATCAAGCCTGCAGCAGCTGGTACTGGTGTAATTGCCGGAGGTAGCATGCGTGCCGTTCTGGAAAGCGCTGGTCTGACTGACGTTTTGTCCAAGAACCTGGGATCTGCTAACCCACAGAATGTGGTTAAGGCAACCGTAAAGGCACTGACTATGTTGCGTGAGCCGCTGGATGTTGCTCGTCAACGCGGTATCAAGGTCTCCAAAGTATTCAACGGGTAA
- the rpsQ gene encoding 30S ribosomal protein S17, translating to MRKSRVGVVSSNKMTKTITVAVERKVKHPMYGKFVKKTTKFHAHDEKNEANIGDVVKIMETRPLSKTKRWRLVEIVEKAK from the coding sequence TTGCGTAAATCTAGAGTAGGTGTGGTTAGCAGCAACAAGATGACCAAAACCATTACGGTTGCGGTTGAAAGGAAGGTTAAGCACCCTATGTACGGTAAATTTGTAAAGAAGACGACCAAGTTTCATGCACATGATGAAAAGAACGAAGCCAATATTGGTGACGTTGTAAAGATCATGGAAACTCGTCCCCTGAGCAAAACAAAACGTTGGAGACTGGTTGAGATCGTTGAAAAAGCTAAATAG
- the rpmD gene encoding 50S ribosomal protein L30: MAKIKITQIKSAIDRPERQKLTLKALGLKKMNASREVEATPQIEGMVKAVSHLVKVEKL; encoded by the coding sequence ATGGCAAAGATTAAAATAACACAGATTAAAAGTGCAATCGACAGACCAGAACGTCAAAAATTGACGCTGAAGGCTTTAGGTCTGAAAAAGATGAATGCTTCCCGTGAAGTTGAAGCCACACCACAGATTGAAGGAATGGTTAAGGCGGTTAGCCACTTGGTGAAAGTGGAGAAGCTTTAA
- the rplW gene encoding 50S ribosomal protein L23 has protein sequence MKLTEVLIKPILTEKANAQSEKLNKFAFRVNRRANKLEIKDAIESFYGVTVKEVHTIVVPAKNKTRFTKAGYVEGRKPAYKKAYVTVAEGDTIDLYGTV, from the coding sequence ATGAAACTTACAGAAGTTTTAATAAAACCCATCCTTACCGAAAAGGCAAATGCTCAAAGCGAAAAGCTGAACAAATTTGCTTTCCGTGTAAATCGTCGGGCGAACAAACTGGAGATCAAAGATGCGATCGAATCTTTTTACGGAGTGACCGTAAAAGAAGTACATACCATCGTTGTACCGGCAAAAAACAAAACCCGTTTTACTAAAGCCGGATATGTAGAAGGCAGAAAGCCTGCTTACAAGAAAGCTTATGTAACCGTTGCTGAGGGCGATACAATCGATCTTTACGGTACAGTTTAA
- the rplV gene encoding 50S ribosomal protein L22 — MEAVAKLKNYPTGPRKMRLLADVIRGMEVEKSLSILEFHPQHNAKPLAKLLKSAISNWEQKNDGQSAADANLVVKTIYVDGGRTIKRMRPAPQGRGHKIRKRSNHVTIIVDTKA, encoded by the coding sequence ATGGAAGCAGTAGCTAAATTAAAGAATTATCCTACAGGGCCACGTAAAATGCGTTTGTTGGCAGATGTTATCCGTGGTATGGAAGTAGAGAAATCTCTTTCTATCCTGGAATTTCATCCTCAGCATAATGCGAAGCCACTGGCTAAGTTGCTGAAAAGCGCCATCTCAAACTGGGAGCAGAAAAATGATGGACAGAGTGCAGCGGATGCAAATCTGGTGGTGAAAACTATTTATGTTGACGGTGGGCGTACGATCAAGAGAATGCGTCCTGCTCCGCAAGGACGTGGTCACAAGATCCGTAAGCGCAGCAATCATGTAACCATCATAGTGGATACAAAAGCATAA
- the rpsS gene encoding 30S ribosomal protein S19 — protein MARSIKKGPYVDANLEQKVQAIIDGKAKKSVIKTWSRRSTIIPDFVGQTFAVHNGNKFIPVYVTEFMVGHKLGEFAPTRNFRGHAGSKK, from the coding sequence ATGGCTCGTTCAATTAAAAAAGGCCCATACGTAGATGCTAACCTGGAACAAAAAGTTCAGGCGATCATTGATGGCAAAGCAAAGAAGTCTGTAATCAAAACATGGAGCCGTCGCTCCACAATTATTCCCGATTTCGTGGGACAGACTTTTGCAGTTCATAACGGTAATAAATTCATTCCCGTTTATGTAACGGAATTTATGGTAGGACATAAGCTCGGAGAGTTTGCGCCAACCAGAAACTTCAGAGGTCACGCAGGTAGCAAAAAATAA
- the rplX gene encoding 50S ribosomal protein L24, with protein MSNRFKPKYNIKKGDKVVVIAGDDKDLKKPRTVLQVIIDKGRVVVEGVNIVSKHTKPSATNTKGGIVKVEAPIHISNVQLWDAKAGGPARIKRSRDNGKLVRISKKSGEAIK; from the coding sequence ATGAGCAATAGATTTAAACCTAAATACAATATCAAAAAAGGGGACAAAGTAGTCGTCATTGCTGGCGATGATAAAGACCTTAAGAAACCCCGCACGGTATTGCAAGTAATTATCGACAAAGGTCGTGTAGTGGTTGAGGGTGTTAACATCGTCTCCAAGCATACCAAACCTTCGGCTACAAACACCAAAGGCGGTATTGTAAAAGTGGAGGCACCTATTCACATCAGCAATGTACAGTTGTGGGATGCTAAAGCCGGCGGACCTGCCAGGATCAAACGCTCCCGTGACAATGGTAAATTAGTACGTATATCTAAAAAATCCGGGGAGGCAATTAAATAA
- the rplN gene encoding 50S ribosomal protein L14, whose protein sequence is MIQQESRLRVADNSGAKEVLCIRVLGNSGQDYAKIGDKIVITVKDAIPAGGVKKGTVSKAVIVRTKNKLRRKDGSYIRFDDNAVVLLNNSDEPRGTRIFGPVARELRDKGYMKIISLAPEVL, encoded by the coding sequence ATGATTCAGCAAGAAAGTAGGCTACGTGTAGCTGATAACAGTGGAGCTAAAGAAGTACTTTGCATCCGCGTTCTGGGTAATTCCGGTCAGGATTATGCAAAGATCGGTGACAAGATCGTCATCACCGTTAAGGATGCAATCCCAGCCGGCGGTGTCAAAAAAGGTACCGTTTCTAAAGCCGTTATCGTAAGAACCAAGAATAAGTTACGTCGTAAGGATGGTTCCTATATCCGTTTTGATGACAATGCGGTTGTTCTGTTGAACAACTCCGATGAACCTCGCGGAACACGTATTTTCGGGCCTGTTGCCCGTGAACTGCGTGATAAAGGGTACATGAAGATCATTTCCCTGGCGCCTGAAGTTCTTTAA
- the rplD gene encoding 50S ribosomal protein L4 encodes MQLEVLNTTGKSTGRSVELPDEIFGAEPNNHVIYLAVKQYLAARRQGTHKVKTRAEVQGASRKLHKQKGTGGSRKGNIRNPLYKGGGTIFGPKPHAYTIKLNRKVKDLAKVSALSHKAKESAIVVLEDLTYDAPKTKQFAQLLADLNVAGKKVLFVLPEYNDNVYLSLRNLPRVGSTLLADINTYDVVNADIVVFTEDAAKLLSDKEEAAA; translated from the coding sequence ATGCAATTAGAAGTTTTAAATACAACAGGAAAATCTACAGGCAGATCCGTTGAGTTGCCTGATGAAATATTTGGCGCAGAACCGAACAATCACGTGATCTATCTGGCCGTTAAGCAGTATCTGGCTGCAAGACGTCAGGGAACACATAAAGTAAAGACCCGCGCTGAAGTTCAGGGTGCAAGCCGCAAATTACACAAACAAAAAGGTACCGGAGGTTCCCGTAAAGGCAACATCCGCAACCCTTTATATAAAGGTGGTGGTACGATCTTCGGACCTAAACCGCACGCTTACACCATCAAGCTGAACAGAAAAGTGAAAGACCTGGCTAAAGTCAGTGCCCTTTCTCATAAAGCTAAGGAAAGCGCAATTGTTGTTTTAGAAGATCTCACCTATGATGCTCCTAAAACAAAACAATTCGCACAGTTATTGGCCGATCTGAATGTTGCTGGTAAGAAAGTTTTATTTGTATTACCAGAGTATAACGACAATGTTTACCTGAGCCTGAGAAACTTACCAAGAGTTGGTAGCACATTACTGGCTGACATCAATACGTATGATGTGGTAAATGCAGACATCGTCGTATTTACTGAAGATGCAGCGAAGCTTTTATCTGATAAAGAAGAAGCGGCAGCTTAA
- the rpsC gene encoding 30S ribosomal protein S3, which produces MGQKANPIGNRLGIIRGWDSNWYGNKKDYANRLIEDNKIRTYLNARINKGGVAKIVIERTLGKLIVTIHTSKPGIIIGKGGGEVDRIKEELKKLTNKEDVQINILEIRRPEIDAAIIGDTIARQIENRINFKRAIKMAVASALRMGAEGIKVKASGRLGGAEIARSEEFKQGRIPLHTFRMDIDYASVFAQTVYGKIGLKVWVCKGEVLGKRDLNPNVIAGGDSKDRRSHGGDRGGDRRDRRSHGGDRRDRRN; this is translated from the coding sequence ATGGGTCAAAAAGCAAATCCTATTGGTAACAGATTAGGAATCATCCGTGGATGGGACAGCAACTGGTATGGTAACAAGAAAGACTATGCAAATCGTCTGATTGAAGATAATAAAATCCGTACCTATCTGAATGCACGTATTAACAAAGGCGGCGTAGCCAAGATTGTAATCGAGCGTACTTTAGGTAAGTTGATTGTTACTATCCATACTTCCAAGCCAGGTATCATCATCGGTAAAGGTGGCGGCGAAGTTGATCGTATCAAGGAAGAATTGAAAAAACTGACAAATAAAGAGGACGTTCAGATTAACATTCTGGAGATCCGCCGCCCGGAAATTGATGCGGCTATCATCGGCGATACAATCGCACGTCAGATCGAAAATCGCATTAACTTCAAGCGAGCTATCAAAATGGCAGTAGCTTCTGCATTACGTATGGGTGCTGAAGGTATCAAAGTGAAAGCCAGCGGTCGTTTGGGTGGTGCTGAAATTGCCCGTTCTGAGGAATTCAAACAAGGTCGCATTCCGCTGCATACGTTCCGTATGGATATCGATTATGCAAGTGTTTTTGCACAGACTGTATATGGTAAGATCGGCCTTAAAGTATGGGTTTGTAAAGGTGAAGTATTAGGTAAGAGAGATCTGAACCCTAATGTTATAGCCGGTGGTGATTCTAAAGACAGAAGATCACACGGTGGTGATAGAGGCGGCGACAGAAGAGACAGAAGATCTCACGGTGGCGATAGAAGAGACAGAAGAAATTAA
- the rplR gene encoding 50S ribosomal protein L18 — MSNTLQKKQKIRYRIRKKVSGTAAKPRLSVFRSNTSLYLQLINDDEGVTITAASTRDKDIAAQSGTKTEKSKLAGAAIARKAQELGIQEVVFDRGGNLYHGRVKAAAEGAREGGLQF, encoded by the coding sequence ATGAGCAACACATTACAGAAAAAACAAAAGATCCGTTATCGTATCCGTAAGAAGGTCAGCGGAACAGCAGCAAAACCTCGTTTGTCTGTATTTAGAAGCAATACTTCTTTGTATTTGCAACTGATCAATGACGATGAAGGCGTAACCATTACTGCAGCTTCTACAAGAGATAAGGATATCGCTGCTCAGTCCGGCACTAAGACTGAAAAATCTAAGTTAGCCGGTGCTGCTATAGCACGTAAAGCACAGGAATTAGGCATTCAGGAAGTTGTTTTTGATCGCGGTGGTAACTTGTACCATGGTCGTGTTAAAGCAGCTGCTGAAGGTGCAAGAGAAGGTGGTTTACAATTTTAA
- the rplP gene encoding 50S ribosomal protein L16, whose translation MLQPKRAKHRKAQKGRIRNVAKRGTTISFGSYALKAVEPIWLNNRQIEAARQAMTRAMKREGNVWIRIFPDKPITKKPAEVRMGKGKGNPEYWAAVVEPGRIIFECDGVSQEIAQHAMKLAAAKLPIATKFVTRRDL comes from the coding sequence ATGTTACAGCCAAAAAGAGCAAAACACAGGAAAGCACAGAAAGGGCGCATTAGAAATGTTGCCAAAAGAGGGACTACTATCTCCTTCGGATCTTACGCTCTTAAAGCGGTTGAACCTATTTGGTTGAACAACCGTCAGATTGAAGCAGCACGTCAGGCAATGACACGTGCTATGAAACGTGAAGGTAATGTTTGGATCAGAATATTTCCTGATAAGCCCATCACTAAAAAACCTGCAGAGGTGCGTATGGGTAAAGGTAAGGGTAACCCTGAATATTGGGCTGCAGTTGTTGAACCGGGACGTATTATTTTCGAATGTGACGGTGTTTCACAGGAGATTGCACAGCATGCGATGAAGCTGGCTGCTGCTAAACTGCCCATTGCGACTAAGTTTGTAACGCGCAGAGATTTATAA
- the rpsH gene encoding 30S ribosomal protein S8, with protein MVTDPIADFLTRVRNAQMAGHRIVEIPASNLKKRITEILYAQGYILKYKFEDDNKQGIIKIALKYDPETKRPAIQALERISRPGLRQYSKPADFKRVINGLGVAIISTSKGVMTAKQAKAENVGGEVLCHIY; from the coding sequence ATGGTAACAGATCCTATAGCAGACTTCTTGACAAGGGTTCGTAATGCTCAAATGGCAGGTCACAGAATAGTGGAAATCCCTGCTTCTAACCTGAAAAAACGTATTACAGAAATTCTGTATGCTCAAGGTTATATCCTGAAGTACAAATTTGAGGATGACAACAAACAGGGTATTATCAAAATCGCCCTGAAGTATGATCCTGAAACAAAACGTCCGGCTATCCAAGCTTTAGAGCGTATCAGCCGCCCAGGTCTGCGTCAATATTCTAAGCCTGCTGACTTTAAAAGAGTTATCAATGGTTTAGGCGTAGCAATCATCAGCACTTCAAAAGGTGTCATGACTGCTAAGCAAGCAAAAGCTGAGAATGTAGGTGGCGAAGTTCTTTGCCACATTTATTAA
- the rpmC gene encoding 50S ribosomal protein L29, whose product MPNKAVEFNKNLQNMSVEDLKARIQEDELRLKKMEFAHAISPIENPMSIRLFRRDIARVKTELRKRELSVK is encoded by the coding sequence ATGCCTAATAAAGCAGTAGAATTTAACAAAAACCTTCAGAATATGTCTGTAGAAGACCTGAAGGCTCGCATTCAGGAAGATGAACTTCGTTTGAAAAAAATGGAATTCGCTCATGCTATTTCTCCGATAGAAAATCCGATGAGCATCCGTCTTTTCAGAAGAGACATCGCTCGGGTTAAAACCGAATTGAGAAAAAGAGAACTTAGCGTAAAATAA
- the rplO gene encoding 50S ribosomal protein L15: MKLHELKPAAGAVHKVKRLGRGEASGKGGTSTKGNKGGQSRAGYKTKMAHEGGQMPIQRRVPKRGFKNPGHVSYKVFNLAQVELLVEKYKLEEFSLENLYINGLVSRTDKVKILGNGEIASKVAFKVHAASAKAKAAIEAAGGTVEVLN; the protein is encoded by the coding sequence ATGAAATTACATGAATTAAAGCCCGCAGCAGGTGCGGTGCACAAAGTAAAACGTCTTGGACGTGGTGAAGCCTCTGGTAAAGGTGGTACTTCTACTAAAGGTAATAAAGGTGGCCAGAGCCGTGCCGGTTATAAAACCAAAATGGCCCATGAAGGTGGTCAGATGCCTATTCAACGTCGGGTTCCGAAGCGCGGGTTTAAGAATCCAGGACATGTTTCTTACAAAGTATTTAACCTGGCTCAGGTTGAGTTACTGGTTGAGAAATATAAATTAGAAGAATTCTCTCTGGAAAACCTGTATATCAATGGTCTGGTTTCCAGAACCGATAAGGTTAAAATCCTAGGAAACGGTGAGATCGCATCTAAAGTTGCCTTCAAAGTTCATGCGGCCAGTGCAAAAGCTAAAGCGGCGATTGAGGCTGCAGGCGGAACGGTTGAAGTTTTAAACTAA
- the rpsN gene encoding 30S ribosomal protein S14: protein MAKESIKARQRKREALVAKYAAKRAALKEAGDYAALDKLPKNASPVRLKNRCQLTGRPRGYIRYFGLSRVIFRDMALDGKIPGVKKASW from the coding sequence ATGGCAAAAGAATCTATCAAAGCCAGACAGAGAAAACGCGAAGCACTGGTTGCTAAATATGCAGCTAAACGTGCAGCTTTAAAAGAAGCAGGTGATTACGCAGCTTTGGATAAACTTCCAAAGAATGCGTCACCGGTTCGTTTGAAAAACCGTTGTCAGCTGACTGGTCGTCCCAGAGGTTATATCCGCTACTTTGGCCTGTCCAGAGTTATTTTCAGAGATATGGCATTAGATGGTAAGATTCCAGGGGTGAAAAAAGCCAGCTGGTAA
- the rplF gene encoding 50S ribosomal protein L6, with translation MSRIGKKTIVIPAGVTVTVDKANVVKVKGPKGELTEKIDRDITVEVEGTELKVSRPTDQIRHKALHGLYRSILANLVKGVSEGFTKDLELVGVGYKATNQGNLLDLSLGYSHNIVVDVPKELKVATEMVKGKNPLIKLESHDKQLLGQVAAKIRSLRKPEPYKGKGVKYVGEVIRRKAGKAAGK, from the coding sequence ATGTCTCGTATTGGTAAGAAAACCATTGTTATCCCTGCCGGTGTCACAGTGACTGTCGATAAGGCAAATGTTGTTAAGGTAAAAGGCCCTAAAGGGGAATTAACAGAAAAAATCGACCGCGATATTACGGTTGAAGTAGAAGGCACTGAACTGAAAGTAAGTCGCCCTACAGATCAGATTCGTCACAAGGCTTTGCACGGTTTATATCGTTCAATCCTGGCTAATCTGGTGAAAGGTGTTTCTGAAGGGTTCACTAAAGATCTGGAATTAGTCGGTGTAGGTTATAAAGCGACTAATCAGGGCAATCTGTTGGATCTGTCTCTGGGTTACTCCCACAACATTGTTGTTGATGTACCTAAGGAATTGAAAGTTGCTACCGAAATGGTGAAAGGTAAGAACCCATTGATCAAACTGGAAAGCCACGATAAACAGCTTTTGGGCCAGGTAGCTGCTAAAATCCGCAGTTTACGTAAACCAGAGCCGTACAAAGGTAAAGGTGTTAAATATGTTGGCGAAGTTATCCGTCGTAAGGCAGGTAAAGCAGCTGGTAAATAA
- the rplE gene encoding 50S ribosomal protein L5, whose product MSTQKYTPRLADKYTKEVVPALIKKFAYKSVMQAPKLEKICLNRGVNGAVADKKLVEIAVDELTTISGQRAVTTYSKKDISNFKLRKGMPIGARVTLRGEKMYEFLDRLISVSLPRVRDFKGISDKAFDGRGNYTLGVTEQIIFPEIDIDKVNKITGLDITFVTSAQNNEEAYELLKELGLPFKNVKKEQSN is encoded by the coding sequence ATGAGCACACAAAAATATACACCAAGATTGGCCGACAAGTACACTAAAGAAGTGGTACCTGCGCTGATCAAGAAGTTTGCTTACAAATCCGTAATGCAAGCACCTAAATTGGAAAAAATCTGTTTAAACCGCGGTGTAAACGGAGCAGTAGCTGATAAGAAATTAGTTGAAATTGCTGTAGATGAGTTAACCACTATCTCTGGTCAGCGTGCTGTAACGACCTACTCCAAGAAGGACATTTCCAACTTCAAACTGAGAAAAGGAATGCCTATCGGAGCACGTGTAACTCTGCGCGGTGAGAAAATGTACGAATTCCTGGATCGTCTGATTTCCGTATCCCTGCCACGTGTACGTGACTTTAAAGGTATCAGTGATAAAGCTTTCGACGGTCGCGGGAACTACACTTTGGGCGTTACTGAGCAGATCATTTTCCCTGAAATTGATATTGATAAAGTAAACAAGATCACTGGTCTGGATATAACCTTCGTAACTTCTGCTCAAAATAATGAAGAAGCATATGAGTTATTAAAAGAACTGGGTCTGCCTTTCAAGAATGTCAAAAAAGAGCAAAGCAATTAA
- the secY gene encoding preprotein translocase subunit SecY, with protein MKKLIQNLKNIWSIDELREKIVFTLLLILVFRFGAHVVIPGIDPNKISAAAAQTQNNGLLGMFDTFAGGAFSQAGILALGVMPYISASIFMQLATVLVPQLQKIQKEGSSGQKKINQITRYLTVIVTAFQAVAYISLLKSPTYAVALIPSYQPYFFVSTLFVLTAGSLFVMWLGEKIQDKGLGNGISIIIMIGILSSLPQAVIQEFQSKQVKGGGGLLIFLIEIAFYIGINMALVLLVEGVRKVPVIYAKQLMGNKQVGGARQFLPLKVNAAGVMPIIFAQAIMFLPTLVSFTDLDKEGTIVKIFGDHTNVWYMVIYGGMTIAFTFLYTALIFNPKEMSEDLKRNNGFIPGVQPGKPTADYIGSIMDRITFPGAVALAIAGILPGFAQMLGVQQSFSYYFGGTSLLIMVAVILDTLQQIETHLLMRQYDGLMSGGARVHGRSHVGSGI; from the coding sequence ATGAAAAAGTTAATCCAGAACTTAAAAAATATTTGGAGCATTGATGAATTACGGGAGAAGATTGTCTTCACGTTACTGCTGATTCTGGTGTTCAGGTTTGGAGCGCATGTGGTGATTCCGGGGATTGATCCCAATAAAATCTCTGCTGCCGCTGCACAAACGCAAAATAATGGCTTATTAGGAATGTTTGATACTTTTGCAGGTGGTGCGTTTTCTCAGGCAGGTATTCTTGCCTTGGGCGTGATGCCATATATTTCCGCTTCTATCTTTATGCAGTTGGCAACCGTATTGGTACCGCAATTGCAGAAAATCCAGAAAGAGGGCTCAAGTGGGCAAAAGAAAATTAATCAGATTACACGTTACTTGACGGTGATTGTAACAGCTTTCCAGGCAGTGGCGTATATCTCTTTATTAAAAAGCCCTACTTATGCGGTCGCTTTGATTCCATCTTATCAGCCATATTTCTTTGTTTCTACCCTGTTCGTACTGACCGCAGGATCTCTGTTTGTTATGTGGCTCGGTGAAAAGATACAGGATAAGGGCCTGGGTAATGGTATCTCTATCATCATCATGATTGGTATCCTATCCAGTCTTCCACAGGCGGTTATCCAGGAGTTCCAGTCTAAGCAAGTAAAAGGCGGTGGTGGCCTGTTGATCTTCTTAATTGAAATTGCCTTTTATATCGGCATCAACATGGCACTGGTCTTACTTGTGGAAGGTGTGAGAAAAGTACCTGTGATCTATGCAAAACAGTTAATGGGTAACAAACAAGTAGGCGGCGCTCGTCAGTTTCTTCCTTTGAAAGTGAATGCTGCCGGTGTAATGCCAATTATCTTTGCACAGGCAATCATGTTTCTGCCGACGCTGGTTTCATTCACGGATCTGGATAAGGAAGGCACCATCGTCAAAATCTTCGGTGACCACACCAATGTCTGGTATATGGTGATTTACGGCGGTATGACCATTGCCTTCACTTTTCTGTATACGGCGTTGATCTTCAATCCAAAAGAGATGAGTGAAGACCTGAAAAGGAACAACGGCTTTATTCCTGGTGTACAACCCGGTAAGCCGACGGCGGATTATATTGGTTCTATCATGGACCGTATTACTTTTCCTGGTGCGGTTGCGCTGGCCATCGCGGGTATCCTGCCAGGCTTCGCACAGATGTTGGGTGTTCAACAGAGCTTCAGCTACTATTTTGGCGGTACGTCCCTATTGATCATGGTAGCCGTAATTCTGGATACTTTACAGCAGATCGAAACACATCTGCTTATGCGACAGTATGATGGCCTGATGAGTGGTGGTGCGAGAGTACATGGCCGTAGCCATGTAGGTAGTGGCATCTAA
- the rplB gene encoding 50S ribosomal protein L2, whose product MALKKFKPMTAGTRWKIGNAYAEITTNEPEKSLLEKKHQKAGRNSQGRRVMRYKGGGHKKHYRIIDFKRDKANIEAKVVSIEYDPNRTAFIALLQYTDGEKRYIIAPQGLQVGATVISGDSVAPELGNALKLKNMPLGTTIHNIELQPGQGAKLARSAGTSAQLSNKEEKYAVLKMPSGELRKVLINGYATVGVVSNSDHSLQSAGKAGANRWKGIRPRVRGVAMNPVDHPMGGGEGRASGGHPRSRTGKYAKGEITRKKKGSDKLIIQRSNGKKLSNK is encoded by the coding sequence ATGGCATTAAAGAAATTCAAACCAATGACCGCGGGAACCCGTTGGAAAATTGGGAATGCTTACGCAGAGATCACAACAAATGAGCCTGAAAAGAGCTTACTGGAAAAGAAACACCAGAAGGCTGGCCGTAACTCCCAGGGGCGTCGTGTGATGCGTTACAAAGGTGGTGGACACAAAAAGCACTACCGTATCATTGACTTTAAACGTGATAAAGCGAACATCGAAGCGAAAGTCGTATCTATCGAATACGATCCGAACCGTACTGCCTTTATCGCGCTGTTACAATATACTGATGGTGAAAAGCGCTATATCATCGCTCCTCAGGGACTTCAGGTAGGTGCTACCGTTATTTCCGGTGACAGTGTTGCTCCTGAATTAGGTAACGCGCTGAAACTGAAAAATATGCCCTTAGGTACCACTATTCACAACATCGAGCTGCAACCCGGTCAGGGAGCTAAGCTTGCTAGAAGTGCGGGTACCTCCGCTCAGCTGAGCAATAAGGAAGAAAAATATGCTGTTCTGAAAATGCCTTCCGGTGAATTAAGAAAAGTATTGATCAATGGCTACGCTACGGTGGGCGTTGTTTCTAACAGCGATCATAGCCTGCAGAGTGCTGGTAAGGCCGGTGCTAACCGTTGGAAAGGTATCCGTCCCCGTGTCAGAGGTGTTGCGATGAACCCGGTTGATCACCCAATGGGTGGTGGTGAAGGCCGCGCTTCCGGTGGACATCCACGTTCTCGCACCGGCAAATACGCTAAGGGTGAAATTACCCGTAAGAAAAAAGGTTCTGATAAACTGATTATTCAGAGAAGCAACGGTAAAAAATTATCTAACAAATAG